The following are encoded together in the Cicer arietinum cultivar CDC Frontier isolate Library 1 chromosome 2, Cicar.CDCFrontier_v2.0, whole genome shotgun sequence genome:
- the LOC101505987 gene encoding annexin D1 encodes MSTLSVPHPIPPVADDCEQLRKAFSGWGTNEGLIVSILGHRNASQRKIIRETYAETYGEDLLKALNKELTSDFERLVHLWTLETAERDAFLANEATKRWTSSNQVLVEIACTRSSDQLFAARKAYHALHKKSLEEDVAHHTTADFRKLLLPLVSSYRYEGDEVNLTLAKAEAKILHEKISNKAYNDDDLIRIFATRSKAQVNATLNHYKDVFGNDINKDLKAEPTDEFLSLLRSTVKCLTRPERYFEKVVRLSINKRGTDEGALTRVVATRAEIDLKIIADEYQRRNSVPLDRAIVKDTTGDYEKMLLAILGHDDA; translated from the exons ATGTCGACTCTGAGTGTCCCTCACCCTATTCCCCCTGTTGCCGATGACTGTGAACAGCTCCGCAAAGCCTTTTCAG GTTGGGGAACCAATGAAGGACTGATTGTATCGATCTTGGGTCATCGGAATGCTAGTCAAAGGAAGATTATCCGAGAAACTTATGCTGAGACTTATGGAGAAGATCTTCTTAAGGCCTTGAATAAGGAGCTTACCAGTGACTTTGAG AGGCTGGTTCATCTATGGACACTTGAAACTGCTGAGCGTGATGCTTTTTTGGCAAACGAAGCAACTAAAAGATGGACATCAAGCAATCAGGTTCTGGTGGAAATAGCTTGCACTAGATCTTCTGATCAATTGTTTGCTGCAAGGAAGGCTTATCATGCTCTTCATAAGAAATCTCTTGAGGAAGATGTTGCTCATCACACAACCGCTGACTTCCGTAAG CTCCTATTACCTCTGGTTAGTTCATATCGATATGAGGGAGATGAAGTCAACTTGACTCTAGCAAAAGCTGAGGCAAAAATATTGCACgagaaaatttcaaataaggCTTACAATGACGATGATCTCATCAGGATTTTTGCCACAAGGAGCAAAGCCCAAGTTAATGCTACTTTGAATCACTACAAGGATGTATTTGGAAACGATATCAACAAG GACCTGAAAGCTGAACCAACAGATGAGTTCCTGTCTTTACTAAGATCGACTGTCAAGTGCTTGACTCGTCCCGAGAGGTACTTTGAGAAGGTAGTTCGTCTGTCTATCAACAAGCGAGGAACAGATGAAGGAGCTCTTACAAGAGTGGTGGCAACAAGAGCTGAGATTGATTTGAAAATTATAGCAGATGAGTATCAAAGGAGGAACAGTGTCCCTCTTGATCGTGCCATTGTCAAGGACACCACTGGTGACTATGAGAAAATGCTTTTGGCAATTTTAGGACATGATGATGCTTGA
- the LOC101508343 gene encoding uncharacterized protein, with amino-acid sequence MGVPLPNHVGMLLYGHFVDSPRHVFLIGVRVTPTTGVGRALKSKKLTPKFIGPYQILRRVGPVAYQIALPPNLANLHDVFHVSQLRKYIADPSHIIAPDDIQLKENFTFEVPPISIADRTTKHLRGKEIPLVKVIWNQTTGDATWELEEKIRELYPYLLETS; translated from the exons ATGGGTGTCCCACTCCCAAACCACGTTGGCATGTTACTATATGGGCATTTTGTCGATTCGCCACGTCACGT CTTTTTGATCGGAGTGAGAGTGACgcctactactggagttggtagGGCATTGAAGTCTAAAAAGCTTACTCCGAAGTTTATTGGACCATATCAAATTCTTCGACGTGTGGGTCCAGTGGCGTATCAAATTGCTTTACCACCGAATTTAGCTAATTTACATGATGTGTTCCATGTATCACAATTGAGGAAGTACATTGCAGATCCATCCCATATTATTGCGCCAGATGATATTCAATTGAAGGAGAATTTTACCTTCGAGGTCCCACCGATAAGCATCGCTGACAGAACTACCAAACATTTGAGGGGAAAGGAAATTCCGTTGgttaaggtgatttggaaccagACAACTGGGGATGCTACTTGGGAGTTGGAAGAGAAGATAAGAGAGCTTTACCCATACCTTTTAGAGACCtcttag